The following coding sequences are from one Microtus pennsylvanicus isolate mMicPen1 chromosome 1, mMicPen1.hap1, whole genome shotgun sequence window:
- the LOC142843879 gene encoding olfactory receptor 2M3-like produces MMQWNNSTFSYDFILLGIFDHSPLHTFFFSLTLGIFFMAILGNSVMVLLIYLDVQLHTPMYILLSQLSLMDLMLICTTVPQMAFNFLSGNKSISTANCGCQIFFYVSLLGAECFLLALMAYDRYAAICHPLRYPILMSHKICGLMAASSWILGSLDGIIEVAAALSFSYCGAREIPHFFCEVPALLTLSCSDTSIYEMMIFFCCVIMLIFPVSIIIASYTRVILAVIRMSSAESRHKAFATCSSHLVVVGMYYGAAMFIYMRPSSGRSPNQDKMVSAFYTILTPMLNPLIYSLRNREVSRAFLKILRMNKVAV; encoded by the coding sequence ATGATGCAATGGAACAACTCGACCTTCAGCTATGACTTCATCCTGCTGGGAATTTTTGATCATAGCCCTcttcatacttttttcttttcactcacACTGGGTATCTTCTTCATGGCCATCTTGGGTAATTCTGTCATGGTGCTTCTCATCTACTTGGATGTTCAACTTCACACGCCAATGTACATCCTTCTTAGCCAACTTTCTCTCATGGATCTCATGCTTATCTGTACTACAGTGCCCCAGATGGCCTTCAACTTCCTCTCTGGGAACAAGTCCATCTCCACGGCTAACTGCGGATGCCAGATATTCTTCTATGTATCTCTACTTGGAGCCGAGTGTTTTCTGTTGGCATTAATGGCCTATGATCGTTATGCGGCTATTTGCCACCCATTACGGTATCCTATTCTCATGAGTCATAAAATCTGTGGTCTCATGGCTGCCTCCTCATGGATTCTTGGTTCCCTTGATGGCATAATAGAAGTTGCAGCAGCATTGTCTTTCTCATATTGTGGTGCCAGAGAAATACCTCACTTTTTCTGTGAGGTTCCAGCCCTGCTCACTCTTTCATGCAGTGATACCTCAATATATGAAATGATGATATTTTTTTGCTGTGTAATTATGCTCATTTTCCCTGTATCAATCATTATTGCTTCCTACACTCGTGTGATTTTGGCTGTCATTCGAATGTCCTCTGCTGAGAGTCGCCACAAGGCTTTTGCAACCTGTTCCTCTCACCTTGTGGTGGTGGGAATGTACTATGGGGCAGCCATGTTCATTTACATGAGACCCTCTTCTGGTCGTTCTCCCAATCAGGACAAAATGGTGTCAGCTTTCTATACCATCCTTACTCCTATGTTGAATCCCCTCATTTACAGTCTCCGCAACAGGGAAGTGTCCAGagcattcttaaaaatattaCGGATGAACAAGGTTGCAGTGTGA